The proteins below come from a single Mesobacillus jeotgali genomic window:
- the dnaK gene encoding molecular chaperone DnaK produces MSKIIGIDLGTTNSCVAVLEGGEPKVIPNPEGNRTTPSVIAFKNGERQVGEVAKRQAITNPNTIISIKRHMGTDHKEEVEGKEYSPQELSAVILQYLKSYAEDYLGEPVTKAVITVPAYFNDAERQATKDAGRIAGLEVERIINEPTAAALAYGLDKMDEDQTILVYDLGGGTFDVSILELGDGVFEVKSTAGDNRLGGDDFDQVIIDYLVEQFKKENGIDLSKDKMALQRLKDAAEKAKKDLSGVTSTQISLPFITAGEAGPLHLEVNLTRAKFEELSADLVERTMGPTRQALKDAGLSPSELDKVILVGGSTRIPAVQEAIKKETGKDPHRGVNPDEVVAMGAAIQGGVISGDVKDVVLLDVTPLSLGIETMGGVFTKLIDRNTTIPTSKSQVFSTAADNQTAVDIHVLQGERSMASANKTLGRFQLADIPPAPRGVPQIEVTFDIDKNGIVNVRAKDLGTNKEQQITIKSSTGLSDEEIDRMVREAEENAEADKKLKEEVELRNEADQLVFTAEKTLKDLEGKVDEEEVKKANEAKDELKAAIEKGEIEEIRTKKDALQEIVTNLSVKLYEEAAKQQQAQQGAEGQEGTKKDDNVVDAEFEEVNDDK; encoded by the coding sequence ATGAGTAAAATCATTGGTATTGACTTAGGAACAACTAACTCTTGTGTTGCCGTACTAGAAGGCGGCGAACCAAAGGTAATCCCAAATCCAGAAGGCAACAGAACAACTCCTTCTGTCATCGCGTTCAAAAATGGCGAGCGCCAGGTTGGTGAAGTGGCAAAACGCCAGGCAATCACTAACCCTAATACAATTATTTCAATCAAGCGTCACATGGGAACAGACCATAAAGAGGAAGTTGAAGGCAAAGAATACTCACCACAGGAACTATCAGCTGTCATTCTTCAATACTTGAAGTCTTATGCTGAAGACTATCTTGGTGAGCCTGTAACGAAGGCTGTCATCACAGTACCAGCTTACTTCAATGACGCAGAACGTCAGGCAACTAAGGATGCAGGAAGAATCGCAGGCCTTGAAGTTGAGCGTATCATCAACGAGCCAACGGCTGCTGCACTTGCTTACGGTCTTGATAAAATGGATGAAGACCAGACAATCCTTGTTTATGACCTTGGCGGCGGTACATTCGACGTTTCCATCCTCGAACTTGGTGATGGCGTATTCGAAGTAAAATCTACTGCAGGTGACAACCGTCTAGGCGGTGACGACTTTGACCAGGTTATCATTGACTATTTGGTAGAACAATTCAAGAAAGAAAATGGTATTGACCTTTCAAAAGATAAAATGGCACTTCAGCGCTTGAAGGATGCTGCAGAAAAAGCAAAGAAGGACCTTTCTGGGGTAACTTCTACACAGATTTCACTTCCGTTCATCACGGCTGGGGAAGCTGGACCGCTTCACCTTGAAGTGAACCTGACTCGAGCTAAGTTTGAAGAGCTTTCTGCAGATTTGGTAGAGCGTACAATGGGACCAACTCGCCAGGCTCTTAAAGATGCGGGGCTAAGTCCATCTGAATTGGATAAAGTTATCCTTGTCGGCGGATCTACACGTATCCCGGCTGTACAAGAAGCAATCAAAAAAGAAACTGGAAAAGACCCTCACAGGGGCGTAAACCCTGATGAAGTTGTAGCGATGGGTGCTGCGATCCAGGGCGGCGTTATCTCTGGTGATGTAAAGGATGTCGTTCTTCTTGACGTTACTCCGCTTTCACTTGGTATCGAAACAATGGGCGGCGTATTCACAAAGCTGATCGACCGCAACACAACAATCCCTACTTCAAAATCTCAGGTATTCTCAACAGCTGCTGACAACCAGACTGCAGTTGATATCCACGTGCTTCAAGGTGAGCGTTCAATGGCTTCTGCCAACAAGACACTTGGCCGTTTCCAGTTGGCTGATATCCCGCCAGCACCACGCGGAGTACCTCAAATCGAAGTAACATTCGATATCGACAAGAACGGTATCGTAAACGTACGTGCGAAGGATCTTGGTACAAACAAAGAACAGCAGATTACAATCAAGTCTTCTACAGGATTATCTGATGAAGAAATCGACCGCATGGTAAGAGAAGCGGAAGAAAACGCTGAAGCTGACAAGAAGCTTAAAGAAGAAGTAGAACTTCGCAACGAAGCTGATCAGTTAGTATTCACTGCTGAAAAGACTTTGAAAGACCTTGAAGGCAAGGTAGATGAAGAAGAAGTCAAGAAGGCAAACGAAGCTAAAGATGAGCTGAAGGCTGCAATCGAAAAAGGCGAAATCGAAGAAATCCGCACTAAGAAGGATGCTCTTCAGGAAATCGTTACAAACCTAAGCGTCAAGCTTTACGAAGAAGCTGCCAAGCAACAGCAGGCACAACAAGGCGCAGAAGGTCAAGAAGGAACAAAGAAAGACGACAATGTCGTAGACGCAGAATTCGAAGAAGTAAATGACGATAAATAA
- the hrcA gene encoding heat-inducible transcriptional repressor HrcA, translated as MLTDRQVLILQVIVDDFIRSAQPIGSRSLSKKEEINFSSATIRNEMADLEDMGFIEKTHTSSGRIPSEKGYRFYVDNLLLPQKVNHSDMAAIKSIFAERIYELEKIVQKSARILSEMTNYTSIVLGPAVKDNRLKKLQIVPLNKDTAIAIIVTDTGHVENRMFHFPTSVDPSDVEKMVNILNERLAGVPLTNLNSKIYKEIAMLLRQHISSYDTFLNSIMDTLNMPASEKVFFGGKTNILSQPEFNDVDKIRNLMNMIEQEDGLYHLIRQNPAGINVKIGTENDNSAMENCSLITATYSMGEEKLGSIAVLGPTRMEYSRVISLLQLISTDLSKVLTQLYQNK; from the coding sequence TTGTTAACAGATCGTCAGGTGCTAATTTTGCAGGTGATTGTTGATGACTTTATTCGTTCAGCTCAACCGATAGGTTCAAGGAGCTTGTCGAAAAAGGAAGAAATTAATTTCAGTTCGGCGACAATCCGGAATGAAATGGCGGATTTGGAAGATATGGGATTCATTGAAAAAACCCATACATCCTCTGGAAGGATTCCATCCGAGAAGGGGTATCGATTTTATGTAGATAACCTTCTGCTGCCTCAAAAAGTGAATCATTCAGATATGGCGGCTATAAAATCAATTTTTGCTGAACGGATATACGAATTGGAAAAAATCGTCCAGAAATCAGCGAGAATTTTATCTGAAATGACGAATTACACGTCGATTGTTTTAGGACCGGCTGTAAAGGACAACAGGCTGAAAAAGCTGCAGATCGTTCCCTTGAATAAGGATACGGCTATCGCCATCATCGTAACTGATACTGGGCATGTGGAAAACAGGATGTTCCATTTTCCAACCAGTGTTGATCCATCAGATGTTGAAAAAATGGTCAATATCCTGAATGAACGATTGGCAGGCGTTCCGCTTACCAATCTGAATTCCAAGATCTACAAAGAGATCGCCATGCTGCTGCGCCAGCATATCAGCAGTTATGACACATTCCTGAATTCAATCATGGATACTTTGAATATGCCAGCCAGTGAAAAGGTGTTCTTTGGCGGGAAGACGAACATTCTCAGCCAGCCAGAGTTCAACGATGTCGATAAAATCCGTAACCTGATGAATATGATCGAACAAGAAGATGGTTTATATCATCTGATCAGGCAAAACCCAGCCGGAATCAATGTCAAGATTGGTACGGAAAATGATAACTCTGCAATGGAAAATTGCAGCCTGATTACTGCGACTTATTCCATGGGTGAAGAAAAGTTAGGATCCATCGCGGTTCTCGGACCGACACGAATGGAGTATTCGAGAGTCATCAGCTTGCTCCAATTGATCAGTACCGACTTGTCCAAGGTGCTGACACAGCTGTATCAAAATAAATAA
- the hemW gene encoding radical SAM family heme chaperone HemW, with translation MKAAYIHIPFCHHICHYCDFNKVFMKGQPVDDYLESLEKEMSLSANKQAMETVFVGGGTPTALNEKQLERLVSGINRQLHIDGKTEYTFEANPGDLSREKLAILKDAGVNRLSFGVQTFNDDLLKKIGRSHRAKDVFESIENAKTAGFDNISIDLIYSLPGQSKQDFVQSIQTALGLGLVHYSGYSLIIEPKTVFYNLMQKGKLPLPGEDAEAEMYETLMEQMESGGLRQYEISNFAVPGYESRHNLTYWDNEEYFGFGAGAHGYVNGIRQSNYGPLKKYMEPLSKGELPIMDAHKVTVEEKMEEEMFLGLRKTEGVSIRHFEEKFGRNPLHLFSDQIKDWSEKGLLKTDGEKVFLTRQGRLLGNEVFQSFIGVSNH, from the coding sequence ATGAAAGCAGCATACATCCATATCCCTTTCTGCCACCATATTTGCCATTACTGTGATTTTAACAAGGTATTCATGAAGGGGCAGCCGGTTGATGATTACTTGGAGTCCCTGGAGAAGGAAATGAGCCTGTCAGCAAACAAACAAGCAATGGAAACGGTGTTTGTCGGGGGCGGCACACCTACTGCCTTAAATGAAAAACAACTGGAGAGACTTGTTTCAGGTATAAACAGGCAGCTTCATATAGACGGTAAAACGGAATATACCTTTGAAGCAAATCCAGGCGATCTGTCAAGAGAGAAACTCGCCATCCTGAAAGATGCTGGTGTCAACCGTCTTAGTTTTGGGGTGCAGACTTTTAATGATGATCTTTTGAAAAAAATTGGCCGGAGCCATCGGGCGAAGGATGTGTTTGAATCGATTGAAAATGCGAAAACAGCAGGCTTCGATAACATAAGCATCGACTTGATATACAGCCTTCCCGGTCAGTCAAAGCAGGATTTCGTGCAATCAATCCAGACAGCCCTTGGATTGGGACTAGTCCATTATTCAGGCTATTCATTGATCATTGAACCCAAAACGGTATTCTATAATTTAATGCAAAAAGGAAAGCTGCCGCTTCCGGGCGAGGATGCGGAAGCGGAAATGTACGAAACTCTCATGGAGCAAATGGAAAGCGGCGGCCTAAGGCAATATGAAATCAGCAATTTTGCTGTCCCTGGGTATGAAAGCAGACACAATCTTACCTATTGGGACAACGAGGAGTATTTTGGATTTGGTGCCGGAGCCCATGGTTATGTCAATGGAATCAGGCAGTCAAATTATGGGCCGTTGAAAAAATATATGGAGCCATTATCCAAAGGGGAACTTCCGATTATGGATGCCCACAAGGTTACCGTCGAGGAAAAAATGGAAGAAGAAATGTTCCTTGGACTAAGGAAAACGGAAGGTGTCTCCATTCGACACTTCGAAGAAAAATTCGGCCGGAATCCTTTGCATTTATTTTCAGATCAAATCAAGGATTGGTCTGAGAAAGGTCTCCTCAAGACGGATGGAGAAAAAGTCTTCCTCACGAGACAGGGGCGCCTTCTCGGCAATGAAGTTTTTCAATCCTTTATCGGGGTATCAAATCATTGA
- the grpE gene encoding nucleotide exchange factor GrpE, which yields MTEERNTEQELNSQTEEETVEEVFAENEASEKTEEMPAQEEEQDPMEKKLAELQGKLDEADNRYLRLQADFDNFRRRSRIELEASAKYRAQSIITDLLPAIDNFERALKMDVDNEQAKSLKQGVEMVYRSLLDALKNEGVEVIEAVGKEFDPHLHQAVMQAEDENFGPNIVVEEFQKGYLLKDRIIRPAMVKVNQ from the coding sequence GTGACAGAAGAGAGAAATACTGAGCAAGAATTGAACAGCCAGACGGAGGAAGAAACGGTTGAGGAAGTTTTTGCTGAAAATGAAGCTTCTGAAAAAACTGAAGAGATGCCAGCTCAAGAGGAAGAACAAGATCCAATGGAGAAGAAATTGGCTGAACTGCAAGGGAAGCTTGATGAAGCCGATAACCGTTACTTGCGCCTTCAGGCTGATTTTGACAACTTCCGCCGCCGTTCAAGGATTGAACTTGAAGCGAGCGCTAAATATAGAGCCCAAAGCATTATTACGGATCTTCTGCCCGCTATCGACAATTTCGAGCGTGCTTTGAAGATGGATGTGGATAATGAACAGGCGAAATCCCTTAAGCAGGGAGTGGAAATGGTGTACCGCAGCTTGCTTGATGCGCTTAAAAATGAAGGCGTTGAGGTAATTGAAGCTGTTGGCAAGGAATTTGATCCGCATCTTCACCAGGCTGTTATGCAGGCTGAAGATGAAAATTTCGGTCCTAACATTGTTGTTGAAGAGTTCCAAAAAGGCTATTTGCTCAAGGACCGCATCATTCGTCCAGCGATGGTAAAAGTGAACCAATAA
- the dnaJ gene encoding molecular chaperone DnaJ has translation MSKRDYYEVLGVSNSASKDEIKKAYRKLSKKFHPDINKEPGADEKFKEVKEAYEVLSDDQKRAHYDQFGHVDPNQGFGGGGDFGGGFGGFEDIFNSFFGGGGGRRRDPNAPRQGADLQYTMTLKFEEAVFGKETDIEIPREEECDTCDGTGAKPGTKVDTCKHCHGSGQISVEQNTPFGRIVNRRVCHYCNGTGKEIKEKCSTCSGTGKVTRRNKIHVKIPAGVDDGQQLRVAGKGEAGINGGPPGDLYIVFHIRSHEFFERDGDDIYCEMPITFVQAALGDEVEVPTLHGKVKLKVPAGTQTGTKFRLKGKGVPNVRGYGTGDQHVLVRIVTPTKLSEKQKQLLREFAEVSGQSPLGEQEESFFSKVKRAFKGD, from the coding sequence ATGAGTAAACGGGATTACTATGAAGTCCTCGGAGTCAGTAATTCGGCTTCGAAGGATGAAATAAAGAAGGCCTACCGCAAGCTTTCTAAAAAATTCCATCCGGACATCAACAAAGAGCCGGGAGCAGATGAAAAGTTCAAAGAAGTAAAAGAAGCATATGAAGTATTGAGCGACGATCAAAAGCGAGCTCATTATGACCAGTTCGGCCATGTTGACCCTAACCAGGGATTTGGTGGCGGCGGCGATTTCGGCGGCGGTTTTGGCGGTTTCGAAGATATTTTCAATTCCTTCTTCGGCGGCGGAGGCGGCAGACGCCGTGATCCGAATGCGCCAAGACAGGGTGCTGACCTTCAGTACACAATGACCTTGAAGTTCGAGGAAGCTGTATTTGGCAAAGAAACAGATATCGAGATCCCTCGTGAAGAAGAATGTGATACTTGTGACGGAACTGGTGCAAAACCTGGTACTAAAGTCGATACATGTAAACACTGTCATGGCAGCGGACAAATCAGTGTGGAACAAAACACGCCATTTGGACGTATCGTTAACCGCCGAGTGTGTCATTACTGTAATGGAACAGGTAAGGAGATCAAAGAAAAATGTTCAACTTGCTCTGGCACCGGGAAGGTTACCAGAAGGAACAAGATTCATGTTAAAATCCCAGCCGGTGTCGATGATGGCCAGCAGCTGAGAGTGGCAGGAAAAGGAGAAGCCGGCATCAATGGCGGACCTCCTGGCGATCTTTACATCGTCTTCCACATCAGGTCGCATGAATTCTTTGAGCGTGACGGCGATGATATTTATTGTGAAATGCCAATCACATTTGTCCAGGCAGCGCTGGGTGATGAAGTCGAAGTCCCAACATTGCATGGCAAAGTTAAATTGAAAGTTCCTGCTGGAACACAGACGGGCACAAAGTTCCGCTTGAAGGGCAAAGGTGTCCCAAATGTCCGCGGATATGGTACGGGAGACCAGCATGTCCTGGTTCGAATCGTGACTCCGACAAAACTGTCTGAAAAGCAAA